In the genome of Rhizobium sp. NXC24, one region contains:
- a CDS encoding DUF1419 domain-containing protein, protein MTSSIRKVFQGIATRQQMFRMFDRHAQRPDRSDGDASPLRWRMVRDRRGRADYMFEFLPPLWIRGSLFAMREFLTGRVTSVFFALRIDEAIRYFHGYCNLSEKASVDTMRVAIMAREAEPAARPKTRVARCRR, encoded by the coding sequence ATGACCTCTTCAATCCGCAAGGTGTTTCAGGGCATCGCAACCCGTCAGCAGATGTTCCGCATGTTCGACCGCCATGCCCAGCGACCGGATCGTTCGGATGGTGACGCATCGCCGCTACGCTGGCGAATGGTTCGAGATCGCCGAGGCCGAGCAGATTACATGTTCGAGTTCCTGCCGCCGCTCTGGATCCGCGGTTCGCTGTTCGCGATGCGGGAATTCCTGACCGGCCGGGTGACGTCAGTGTTCTTCGCGCTGCGTATCGATGAGGCGATCCGGTACTTCCACGGTTACTGCAACCTCTCCGAAAAGGCCTCCGTCGACACCATGCGTGTCGCCATTATGGCCAGGGAAGCAGAGCCGGCTGCCCGGCCAAAGACGCGTGTTGCCCGTTGTCGCCGTTAA
- a CDS encoding zincin-like metallopeptidase domain-containing protein yields the protein MSNTENRRVDLYSRITDKIIEDLAKGVRPWMKPWNSANTAGRITRPLRYNGQPYSGVNVLLLWSEGVARGYTSSRWMTFKQSLELGAAVRKGETGTTVVFASRFTKSDTDASGGEVEREIPFLKAYSVFNVEQIEGLPEQYHHRLVPVVDPVDRVGHADQFFRNTDALIRHGGNHAFFSPGADLIQMPPFENFKDAASYYATLSHEVVHWTAPAHRLGRDLSRYAKDKSKRAREELIAELGSCFLCADLGIVPELEPRPGHASYLNSWLKLLTDDRRAIFQAAAHAQRAVTFLHSLQPDAADERLDA from the coding sequence ATGAGCAACACAGAAAATCGGCGGGTCGATCTCTACAGCCGTATCACCGACAAGATCATCGAAGACCTGGCGAAGGGCGTGCGGCCGTGGATGAAACCATGGAATTCGGCGAACACGGCAGGCCGCATTACCCGGCCGCTGCGTTACAATGGGCAACCCTATTCTGGCGTCAACGTGCTGCTTTTATGGTCGGAGGGTGTCGCACGGGGTTATACGTCATCCAGATGGATGACGTTCAAGCAGTCCCTCGAACTGGGCGCCGCAGTCCGTAAAGGCGAGACGGGCACGACCGTCGTATTCGCCAGTCGTTTCACCAAGTCCGACACCGACGCGAGCGGCGGCGAGGTCGAGCGGGAAATCCCTTTCTTAAAGGCGTATAGCGTATTCAACGTCGAACAGATCGAGGGACTTCCCGAGCAGTACCATCACCGGCTGGTGCCGGTTGTCGATCCGGTCGATCGCGTCGGGCATGCGGATCAGTTCTTCCGCAATACCGATGCTTTAATTCGCCACGGCGGCAACCATGCCTTCTTCTCGCCGGGCGCCGATCTCATTCAGATGCCACCATTTGAGAACTTCAAGGATGCGGCAAGCTACTACGCGACCTTGAGTCATGAAGTCGTGCATTGGACGGCGCCGGCGCACCGCCTCGGTCGCGACCTCAGCCGCTATGCCAAAGACAAATCCAAGCGAGCCCGCGAGGAATTGATTGCGGAGCTCGGCAGTTGCTTCCTGTGCGCCGACCTCGGGATTGTTCCCGAGCTCGAGCCCCGCCCCGGTCACGCGTCCTACCTCAACTCCTGGCTCAAGCTCCTGACCGACGACAGACGGGCGATCTTCCAGGCGGCGGCGCATGCGCAACGGGCCGTAACGTTCCTGCATTCGCTGCAACCCGACGCAGCCGACGAGCGCCTTGATGCATGA
- a CDS encoding type I restriction endonuclease — MSSIEESLRAIAERVKSHSSTMATEEAVKTAVVLPFLRALGYDVFDPSEVVPEFTADAVGKKGEKVDYAIKLDNQIRILIECKPISVALERKHLDQLYRYFSVTDAKFAILTNGRTFNFYTDLEAPNKLDARPFLVFDISDVQSGILSELRKFEKATFDVSNILATAERLKYTSGIKQVISKLIEEPSEEFVKMVSHDVYEGRITAPVREMLTGVVRTAFREVIMDTVKSRLSNALAETQEVIEKIDAPVAEDPEVITTEEEVEGYMIVKAIVRETISAKRVVMRDAKSYCAILIDNNNRKPLARLHFNRAVKYIGLFDGENEERLIVDTLDQIYEYTNRLRATAQKYAAEAAKVAAE; from the coding sequence ATGAGTTCGATTGAAGAAAGTCTTCGTGCAATTGCGGAGCGTGTCAAGTCGCATTCCAGTACTATGGCGACGGAGGAAGCGGTGAAGACTGCGGTCGTTCTCCCGTTCCTGCGGGCTCTAGGCTACGACGTCTTTGACCCGTCAGAAGTCGTGCCGGAGTTCACCGCAGACGCTGTGGGGAAGAAGGGCGAGAAGGTTGACTATGCGATCAAGCTCGACAATCAGATCAGAATCCTGATCGAATGCAAACCGATTTCCGTGGCGTTGGAGCGCAAGCACCTCGACCAGCTCTATCGCTACTTCAGTGTCACGGATGCCAAGTTCGCGATCCTCACAAATGGCCGGACCTTCAATTTCTACACCGACCTTGAAGCGCCGAACAAGCTCGATGCTCGACCATTCCTGGTTTTCGACATTAGCGACGTCCAGTCGGGCATTTTGTCCGAGCTGCGCAAGTTCGAGAAGGCCACTTTCGACGTCTCGAACATTTTGGCCACCGCAGAGCGTCTCAAGTACACTTCGGGTATAAAGCAGGTCATTTCTAAGCTTATTGAGGAGCCGAGCGAGGAATTCGTAAAAATGGTCTCGCACGATGTCTACGAGGGCAGGATAACGGCTCCCGTACGGGAAATGCTGACAGGCGTCGTCCGAACCGCCTTTCGCGAAGTGATCATGGATACGGTGAAGAGCCGGTTGTCGAACGCTCTTGCGGAGACGCAGGAGGTCATCGAGAAAATTGATGCCCCCGTCGCCGAAGACCCTGAGGTCATAACGACCGAAGAGGAAGTAGAAGGCTACATGATAGTAAAAGCGATCGTTCGCGAAACCATCAGCGCCAAGCGCGTGGTCATGCGAGACGCTAAGTCCTACTGCGCGATACTCATCGACAACAACAATCGCAAACCGTTGGCGCGACTCCACTTCAACAGGGCAGTCAAGTACATCGGGCTTTTCGACGGGGAAAACGAAGAGCGCTTAATCGTCGATACGCTCGACCAAATCTACGAATACACCAACCGGCTGAGGGCGACGGCCCAAAAGTATGCCGCTGAAGCTGCTAAGGTAGCAGCGGAATAA
- the pmtA gene encoding phospholipid N-methyltransferase PmtA, producing MGVRQRMGLKFKDEIVFLKGWKRDRTSVGAITPTSVATARKMASVIDPFSGFPVLELGPGTGVITKQILARGVRPKELLSIEYSPEFCRHLQQEFPEVDVRCGDAFALDVVLGAERGAKFDCVISAVPLLHLPPSKRLSLILDLLERMPTGRPVVQITYGLLSPVIALPAGYEVRHLAFMMRNIPPAQLWTYRKMR from the coding sequence ATGGGCGTGCGGCAGCGGATGGGGTTGAAGTTCAAGGATGAGATCGTGTTCCTGAAGGGCTGGAAGCGCGACCGCACATCGGTAGGCGCCATAACGCCCACTTCCGTTGCGACGGCAAGGAAGATGGCAAGCGTTATCGATCCTTTCTCTGGCTTTCCTGTCTTGGAACTAGGTCCGGGAACCGGCGTGATCACCAAACAGATCCTGGCGCGCGGCGTTCGGCCCAAGGAGCTCTTGTCCATCGAGTATTCGCCCGAATTCTGTCGACATCTTCAGCAGGAGTTTCCCGAGGTCGACGTTCGATGTGGAGACGCTTTCGCGCTGGATGTCGTTCTGGGCGCTGAGCGAGGTGCAAAGTTCGACTGCGTCATCTCCGCTGTGCCTCTCCTTCATTTGCCGCCTTCAAAGCGATTGTCGCTGATCCTCGATCTTCTCGAACGGATGCCAACAGGGAGGCCCGTCGTTCAAATCACCTATGGCTTGCTCTCTCCAGTCATCGCGCTTCCCGCCGGGTACGAGGTCCGGCATCTGGCTTTCATGATGCGCAACATTCCGCCGGCACAACTTTGGACGTACCGAAAGATGAGATGA
- a CDS encoding DUF977 family protein: protein MTALDLATLRITPEILSLIAEIDEFKGAWRALGRIAPDRLSSLRRVATIESIGSSTRIEGAKLSDREVERLLSNLRIGSFTSRDEQEVAGYAEVMETIFSAFDTIPLNENHIRQLHRDLLAHSTKDERHRGNWKTLANNVEAFDEDGRSLGVVFATASPFDTPGRMSELVSWQQAQEKDGTFHPLLIVAVFVVVFLEIHPFQDGNGRLSRALTTLLLLRAGYTYVPYSSLESVVEQNKEAYYLALRRTQGTIRTDQQDWNPWVEFFLRSLQRQKQRLERKIERERLLLGELPELSVSILELARERGRVTVMDAAKATGASRNTVKDHLRALTEQGHLTLHGAGRGTWYGLN from the coding sequence ATGACGGCCCTCGATCTCGCGACATTGCGTATCACGCCTGAGATCCTGTCGTTGATCGCCGAGATCGACGAATTCAAAGGTGCATGGCGAGCGCTGGGTCGTATCGCGCCGGACCGGCTCTCCAGTTTGCGCCGTGTTGCTACGATCGAAAGCATCGGCTCTTCGACCCGTATCGAAGGCGCAAAGCTAAGCGACCGAGAAGTCGAAAGGTTGCTCTCGAACCTCCGGATCGGCTCGTTCACCAGCCGAGACGAACAGGAGGTCGCAGGCTATGCCGAGGTAATGGAAACGATCTTCTCCGCCTTCGACACGATCCCGCTTAATGAAAATCACATCCGACAACTCCATCGCGATCTACTCGCTCACTCGACCAAGGATGAGCGACACAGGGGAAACTGGAAAACCCTTGCCAACAACGTCGAAGCCTTCGACGAAGATGGACGAAGCCTGGGCGTCGTCTTCGCGACAGCATCTCCCTTTGATACGCCGGGCCGGATGTCGGAACTGGTGTCCTGGCAACAGGCCCAGGAGAAGGATGGGACGTTTCACCCTCTCCTCATCGTCGCTGTCTTCGTGGTGGTCTTTCTGGAAATTCATCCTTTCCAGGACGGCAATGGCCGCCTGTCGCGAGCCTTGACCACTTTGCTGCTCCTTCGGGCGGGCTATACCTACGTGCCATACAGCTCTCTCGAAAGCGTTGTCGAGCAGAACAAGGAAGCCTATTACCTCGCGCTTCGTCGAACGCAGGGTACGATCCGGACAGATCAACAGGACTGGAATCCGTGGGTCGAGTTTTTCCTCCGGAGCCTGCAGCGCCAGAAGCAGCGGCTCGAGCGTAAGATCGAACGTGAACGCCTCCTGCTGGGCGAGCTGCCGGAGTTGTCGGTCTCGATCCTCGAACTGGCGCGTGAGCGCGGGCGCGTTACGGTGATGGACGCGGCCAAGGCCACAGGCGCAAGCCGCAACACCGTCAAGGATCATCTTCGGGCGTTGACCGAGCAGGGGCATCTGACCCTTCATGGAGCGGGTCGCGGGACCTGGTACGGCCTGAACTAA
- a CDS encoding WGR domain-containing protein: MIAQPYHLYVERSDAARNMARYYAMSIEPNLFGDICLLRKWGRIGTKGQTMVHHFGREEEAVELFLDLLRRKRKRGYRPRSVVPT; the protein is encoded by the coding sequence ATGATCGCCCAACCGTACCATCTCTATGTCGAACGCTCTGACGCCGCCAGAAACATGGCGCGCTACTACGCTATGTCGATCGAGCCGAATCTGTTCGGTGACATTTGTCTGCTCAGGAAGTGGGGCCGCATTGGCACGAAGGGTCAGACGATGGTCCACCATTTCGGGCGGGAGGAGGAAGCAGTCGAACTGTTTCTCGATCTGCTGCGACGGAAACGAAAACGCGGCTATCGCCCGCGATCTGTCGTGCCAACATGA
- a CDS encoding PHB depolymerase family esterase, with the protein MSAKIVLDWKKTRFRNLVKRIVTASFSLLLLTGVAQTQALPRLKIDRNAVSVSGLSSGAFMASQLQVAYSSSFMGAGIVAGGPYFCAMGNLTYTGICMGQVPRVPPNPAMLFAAAEMSSRIGAIDPLSNLESKKIYIFSGTADTIVKQSAVDAGVQFFKLARVPDSNLAYVSNYPAGHSFVSKVFGNLCPANATPYINECPNDSPNIANDNNYDQAGAILQFIYGNLHQPAAKPTGKLRTFDQKLYGAANPVSSMADVGHVFIPDSCARPGATCKLHVSIHGCRQSQQSIGDDWYTKLYLNNWADTNDIVVLYPQVNKSLRRPYNPRGCWDWWGFTGSNYAIKGAVQMDAIMKMIAALGAS; encoded by the coding sequence ATGAGCGCAAAGATTGTTCTGGATTGGAAGAAGACCAGGTTTCGTAACCTAGTTAAACGAATTGTCACCGCAAGTTTCAGCCTGCTGCTGCTGACCGGGGTGGCCCAAACCCAAGCACTGCCAAGACTGAAGATTGATCGCAACGCCGTCTCGGTGTCGGGCCTATCATCGGGAGCATTCATGGCCTCGCAGTTGCAGGTCGCGTATTCATCAAGTTTCATGGGAGCAGGCATTGTCGCTGGTGGACCTTATTTTTGCGCTATGGGCAATCTCACCTATACGGGTATCTGCATGGGCCAAGTGCCGCGCGTTCCTCCCAATCCTGCGATGTTGTTCGCTGCGGCGGAAATGTCTTCGAGGATCGGCGCCATCGACCCACTTTCCAACCTTGAATCGAAGAAGATTTACATTTTCAGCGGTACTGCCGATACGATCGTCAAGCAAAGTGCCGTCGATGCTGGCGTCCAGTTTTTCAAATTGGCCCGTGTTCCCGATTCAAACCTCGCCTATGTCAGCAATTACCCTGCCGGTCACTCGTTCGTTTCAAAGGTCTTCGGGAATTTGTGCCCGGCCAACGCAACGCCGTACATCAACGAATGTCCGAACGATTCTCCAAATATTGCCAACGACAACAATTACGACCAGGCTGGCGCGATTTTGCAGTTCATCTATGGCAACCTTCACCAGCCGGCGGCCAAACCAACTGGGAAGTTGAGGACGTTCGACCAGAAACTCTACGGGGCCGCCAACCCGGTGTCGAGCATGGCGGATGTGGGGCATGTCTTTATCCCCGACAGCTGTGCCAGGCCTGGGGCCACCTGCAAACTGCATGTCTCCATCCATGGCTGCCGCCAATCGCAGCAATCGATCGGAGACGATTGGTATACCAAGCTTTATCTGAATAACTGGGCGGATACAAACGATATCGTAGTGCTGTACCCGCAAGTCAATAAGTCACTCCGCAGGCCGTATAATCCCCGGGGTTGTTGGGACTGGTGGGGCTTTACAGGTAGCAACTATGCGATCAAGGGTGCCGTCCAAATGGACGCCATTATGAAGATGATCGCTGCTCTGGGCGCCTCCTGA
- a CDS encoding DUF3991 and toprim domain-containing protein translates to MERREIEALRDAVSCAAVLEQAGFAIDAKESTRRAVKFRRSAGIIIVTHEGRGWFDPLSEAKGDVFGLVDHLDRCDFLEAVEKVAGLVGFEISAPEWQSRSPVNKSDLSLSDRWRARRRPWPGSSTWRYLHDDRCLPTSLLHAAIKRDLLREGPQGSLWAAHTNHTGDITGWEARGPQYRGFANGGAKVLFRLGPDASMRLAVTEAAIDAMSLAAIEGLRDGTLYLSTGGGWSPTTAAALGALASRRDVQLVAATDANPQGDMFAERLRALANEAGCDWMRLRPPQEDWNEALKVRVKQRNENRNREAGRKEEEACRKRAGRVKGGFARLEPALDPASRDVGGRKGS, encoded by the coding sequence ATGGAGAGAAGAGAGATAGAAGCGCTGCGCGATGCCGTAAGCTGCGCCGCGGTGCTGGAACAGGCCGGATTTGCCATTGACGCCAAGGAAAGCACCCGTCGCGCGGTGAAGTTTCGACGCAGCGCTGGAATCATCATCGTCACGCATGAAGGGCGCGGATGGTTCGACCCGCTCAGCGAGGCGAAGGGCGATGTCTTCGGGCTCGTCGATCACCTTGATCGCTGTGACTTTCTCGAGGCCGTCGAAAAGGTTGCGGGTTTGGTGGGCTTCGAAATCTCCGCACCCGAATGGCAATCGCGAAGCCCCGTCAACAAATCTGACCTTTCCCTTTCCGATCGCTGGCGGGCACGCCGCCGCCCGTGGCCAGGCTCGTCGACATGGCGTTATCTGCACGACGATCGCTGCCTTCCGACATCCCTGCTCCACGCGGCGATCAAACGCGACCTCCTTCGCGAAGGCCCGCAGGGCAGCTTATGGGCCGCTCATACGAACCATACCGGCGACATTACGGGCTGGGAGGCGCGCGGCCCGCAATATCGCGGATTTGCGAACGGGGGAGCGAAGGTCCTGTTCCGCCTCGGCCCTGACGCTTCAATGCGCCTGGCTGTGACGGAAGCCGCCATCGATGCCATGAGCCTGGCGGCAATCGAGGGGTTGCGTGATGGCACGCTCTATCTCAGCACAGGCGGCGGCTGGTCTCCTACCACGGCCGCAGCCCTTGGGGCGCTTGCCTCACGTCGCGACGTTCAGCTTGTCGCCGCCACCGACGCCAATCCTCAAGGAGACATGTTTGCCGAGCGATTGCGGGCGCTTGCAAATGAGGCCGGCTGCGACTGGATGCGGCTCCGCCCACCGCAAGAGGATTGGAACGAGGCTTTGAAGGTTCGCGTGAAGCAGCGGAATGAGAACAGGAACAGGGAGGCTGGAAGAAAAGAGGAAGAGGCGTGCCGCAAGCGCGCCGGCCGCGTCAAGGGAGGCTTCGCCCGGCTTGAGCCGGCCCTGGACCCGGCCAGCCGCGATGTCGGTGGCAGGAAAGGGTCATGA
- a CDS encoding DUF736 domain-containing protein has translation MATIGTFTTSETGFNGSIRTLALNVKARIARIENPSDKGPHFRIYAGNVELGAAWQKRSEQDRDYLSVKLDDPSFPAPIYATLTEVEGEDGYQLIWSRPNRD, from the coding sequence ATGGCAACCATCGGCACCTTCACCACCTCCGAAACCGGCTTCAACGGCTCGATCCGCACGCTCGCCCTCAACGTCAAGGCCCGCATCGCCCGCATCGAAAACCCCTCCGACAAGGGCCCGCACTTCCGCATCTACGCGGGCAATGTCGAGCTGGGTGCGGCCTGGCAGAAGCGCTCCGAGCAGGACCGCGACTACCTCTCGGTCAAGCTCGACGATCCGAGCTTCCCCGCCCCGATCTACGCAACGCTCACCGAAGTCGAAGGCGAGGACGGCTACCAGCTGATCTGGTCCCGCCCCAACCGCGACTGA